TCCCTAAGGTTCTATGTGGTGGGGACAACAAGGCTTCTGGAACTGAAATTTAGGAGCATTAAGACATTAAACTGGAATTAAAAATTCTGACCTCTGAATTCTGACCCAATTTGTTAAGGTTTCTGTTCATATACAAGGATGTCCTCATCGTTTCTGCTTTTCCACCTGGCTTGCAAATGTTAATATTACTCATATTCATAGAAGTGAGATAGGCTGCTTTCACTTTGCAAACCTCGATGCCTGAGccaaaacaaatgataaaatatgaagctcaaaaaaaaaaaaaagcttaacatCGTTTAAAAATGAAGATTAGTACCGGCAGTTTATATATTATCATCATTATGACTACACTAGGGAAAACTATTTAATAACAGTTtaacaataaatgtatacagaatgcATAGAGTTTACAGTAATATAATTGGTGCCAAAATTTACTTTCTGCAAGGCTAAAATACAAAGTTCAATATTACTGTTAGAATTGATGCGTAGAGACTCAATATTGAAACTTAAGAAGCATTTCAGAATGAATATTATAAGGATGATGTACTGTATTGGTAATTATCCATCTGTacaaattgctttttttttttcaaattcaccTCCATAACATCAGTGGTCATTACAAATCATAAGTATGAGGATTTGATGACACAATAATAATTAACACAGCAGCTTGGAGGAGCAAAAGTGCCTGGACCATCACCATCACATGAAAATTGTGACTTTCAatcttaataataaaataattgaaatttaACATCCCTGCATTTTCCAAGGACAGGGTAGGTAAGTCTGGTTGCGGCACAAAAAGACGCGCAATGCATACTACACAtgtcagtacatacatgtacatgtaggtgataccaaaataaaaaaaagaagcaaattaagaaattaagacAGAGGAAAATTAAGAATTTACAGGCTTAAGTCGATTTAGAGTAATAGGATGCATCAGAAACAGGTTATGAAACAGCTCTGAGAATGTGACAAAGTCACATCAGCATGTGAAGAACATGTGACACTTGTGTAGATCAACGATTTAACCAGACATAAGAAGATTTAGATACTTTGACTGTTGTTGGTTTCAACCATTCCTGAGGGGGTTACATCTCGCTCTCGGCTATGTCATCTGTTCGCTGAAGGTCATAAAACATGCGGCCAGCTGTGGCGTAGCTGTAGCGACTGCGAGGCTCCAAAGAGGGGTCTTCACTCAGTGAGAATTCCCAGCCTCGTAAATATCGCTTCAGATCTCCTGTCAACATAAAATTAGGGTTGCAATTTATAAGCCACAGGGAAGTTCTGCATTTAATAATTGCCAGCTACAAAAAGAACTTAATCGAAGGTTCCACAAActgattcattttatttatttgactggcactttacgctgtactcaggaatatctcacttatacgatggcagccagcatggCGGGAGGAAAAttggtcagagcccgggggaaacccacgaccatccgcaggctgctgacagaccttcccacttacagctggagaggaagccagcatgagtttcTACAAATTGAACCTGTGCACAAACTGTCAAGACAAGCCCCTGACAGACAAACTGACCCTACTTAGTATCCCTCGCAGACCTCGCTGCATGGTAGaatgacatgtaacaacaagcTTATCAATCTCAAACAGGTAACTCCATTGATTATGATTGGCCACTCCATGTACCAAGAGCAAACTACTGCaatgtacctgacaaatatCAATACAAACTCCACATCAACAAAAACCTgacaaaaagcaaaaatttcTGCCCACACAAATCAGTTCCGAGCTGTCTTAAAACACAtcgtttttttctgttgttttgttgcAGTACTTGTGAACTACGTTTCTACCTTTTGACTACAATAATACAGCAACATATTCacaaaaaaaggacaaaagaGAATACTGCTTGCACTGAATTGTTTCAGGTGAGCAATGTTCCCTATTGAACAAGAAACCTCAGTTGCCAGGGGCAAATGGTTTTTAACCACAACACCTTAGATCCCTTAATCAGTGAGGTCTTCATGTTTTGCTTACGTGTATCATTATATTGTAATCCACAAGTTCTCTTGATGACggcaaaataaaatgatgaGATATCAAGTAACAAGGCATTCACAGAACACCGATAGCTCACAGTTGGTAAAactgtgatacattcaaatactgacctctaaACCCTCCAAAAAGTAGactgattgacactgtcatacacagacattatcctctaattatacagcgctaagatcttgccaaataaatcaacaagaaagaccaaaattattacactgtcacaactatgactgtttatgacatgtgtaaggattgcagagcaatGACatcatatgttatggagttgtaaatcattgtggtggtaaaagacacaactttaccacagaggtctttcATATCCAAATCGCAGACTACATTTGACAATCCATATACTATAGGAGGCAGCTTCAACCCTAGAATatctgagcaaaatgttgagaaatgagGTAAATGATAGTCTACCAATGATAGACTATCTGTGTACTCTAGGCgcccactgcaaccctatgactggtcaaaaactttaaccaaactatATTTCAGAGatacaagtaaacaaaattaTCTGGTTTAGATTTTTTGAGAATAATTAATATTCTTACACACCTCACAGCGATCAGTTTCCCTGGTGACAAATGGTGACGTAATGTAAAGGagaatgtaaataaatgaactgtacCTTCTGTTTGTGGCGATCCTATTTGAATCTCTGCCCCTTTCTCAGCTGTCTGCAGTAGCACATCATTATTGGAGATATCATCAAAGTTGAACATTATCTCCCGACTTTTCTGAAAATCAGACATAAATCTGATAAATAGGGGAGTTAGGAGTTGAAACTGTTTTGTTGTCAAACGTGAAAAgagtcctactgtgtcatgtgacttgtgaaaaatgttaggcaaactTTCTTGAAATTAATTTACTGATCCCcagtctcacccttttccagaggAACAAATGTCAGCTTCTTCCTTTAGGAACTTtacaagttcacaaatgttcagattctcaattttctccaccaTTCTTCtgctctaaattactttttatgacaattATCTTAGATGCCCATGGTACAgtgaatgtgataaaaaatagttgcctaacattttgacaggtcacatgatacagctgGGCTTTTTCTACCTCCACTGACAAAAAagtttgaacttgaaactcccctattctaAGGTACTAAATATATTCACAAGTTTTGCACTCTAAATGAATCTTATTCTCAACACTGgatgaaactttaggtcatacaatatatatttatcaattcattggtgttttacgccgtactcaagaataattcacttataccacagcggccagcattatggtgggaggaagccaggcagaacccgggccaaacccacaaccatccacagactgctggcagatcttcccatgtattaggtcttatatatataatattctaATATAGAAATGGCGCAGGTGAGATGGGACTATTGCCCCAGAATAACTTACAGCGATATTTTTGGGGTCCGACACTCGTGATGACTTCCCGCTGTATATCACCAACATCTCCGCAAAATCACAGTTAAAATACGAATGATTCTCTGCTGAGGGTCCGACCAGAGACACCATCAAGTCCCGCAGACGCTCGTTGAAATTAAACTgcaatgtaaacaaaatcatAACTGGTAATGCGTTACGATTTAAACAACATGAATGCTATactgacaacatttttttttactgaatgtGACAACTAAATATCAAGAAGGCTACAGaggtaataaaacaaaagacaccGTTATTCAAATGTTGAATTATAATGCAGAACATTGAGGAAATGGTCAGTTGTATCTGTGTGTATTCataacttaacaatttttagtttAACTAAAAGACTAAATGCCAGACttatctgaaaaaagaaaatccaaaCACAGCAAATCTTTTCTAACAAATGGagagatatttttttatttaactggaaAATCTTTCACTCAAACAACAATTGTTCAGCTTGTTGGTGAAGGAAAATCTGAGTGCTGCAGTTAATTATCACCTTTcaccaggcacctgacaaatctcacAACTTAAAGCTTCGGGCAAATGAGctggagctggatttgaacctgggaCCTTACTGGTCATGGGCTGATTGGCAGACCTGATGAGGGAATATGTGAACATACTTGCAGGACACAGGGTACTTCATGAACCATGGCTTTGCGAATCATATCAATGCCCATCTGATAACGACTGAGAATCTTTGGATGTAACTGATTCAGCATGATCAGCCAATCACCTGaaaggaataaaacaaataataaatatacaactgaGACAGACAAGAGATGAAAAATTAAGGAATGGACAAAGGTTAATACCATTTCTGCAATAGTTCAGCTATATCGTGACAactggatgaaaaaaaaaaaaataaactaccaCTCACACCTCAAAAGACtttcactattttttttattagtctGCCCTAGAAATGCAACTACGTGACaaagaattaaattttattcatttatttcattggtgttttacgctgtactcaagaatatttcacttatacgccagcattatggtggcaggaaactgggcagagccttggggaaacccacgatcatccgcatgtagctggcagaccttcccaattatgAAGAATTAAATGATGTAAACCAGGAGATTTGGCCAAAACAGATGTCTACCTGctcaaaacagaaaaactgaaaacactgCCACAACCTTTTTTCTGTTAACATGGCTAATGATTGTATGCATTCCCATATTTCCACAAGtctatgtacatctactgcTAAGAGTGTTGTAAAATGGGAGCTTTAGTGGGGGCGACATATGCCCTGTTAAGAACAGCCTGTTTTTTGTAAACAGAATTACTGTTTGCATTAGTGGATGAacgcgtgcttggggtttaacttcatacttaacaatttttccgtcatatcaCGACGAGAAATATTGTTTGAGTAGGCTAAACTATAGTCACGATACGGATTACCCAACAAagctgtgaatgaatgaatgaatgattatggtttaacgccacctcgcaatgtttcagccatatcgaggGCGACAACAAGTTGAAAACACGAGACGGTGATTGGTTTCCGATATGATGGTGAACATCAAACACGAAACATAAAcatttggacatgtttaaaagcaGATAAGACAAAtcaaaacagttacatgtaacactggAAAAACCACAAGGTTTTTAAAGTAGtcacagaaaacaaatatgtacatatatttctatctacatatatacattgtaataataattaaagtttatattttatgatataggccaatggccctcaagTATTTTATGACAGCATATCCAacaatgctgtcaaacaaatgatATATGAAGTTGACTATAGAACCTTTGCTGAACATCCACACAGTCAAACCAGGACATGTTTGATACGtttcacatccaacacactgtGGGTCAGTaaactcccccccccaccccccaatcAAGATTAAAATTGTGacttagacgagaatgcccgaCACCCTCATTAAAACTACTCGATCTCTAGACATAGCATGTGTGAtttatagccaatgacagggaGAATAGTGTGCAGTGTATTACGGACCTGGAGGTCTCATTTACCCTAccaaaggcaacgaatatatCTAAGAATATTTGATTGAAATTTCATTTGAGAGTTTTGCCCATTTAGGgcaaaagttacaacttcctcttttaaggcctaaGGTGTGGCCCAACCTAGGACTGACTCTTGATCTACCACCTctcgaagtggacgctctaccaactgtgctatcagggctggTAGAAGAGGGTGAAAGAGGAAAAGAAGACACCAGCTGTTCAATGACAGCCACAGATGCAACCCTGTGCCCATCATTTGACTCGTCattgaatataaatgtataatccGTCTATTTAACCTTAGTTTCtccaaaactttgctgaattatagaGGGTTTGTATCTGAAGCCTGCAGccaagttccgccaacaagatcgtctcttggattTGAGTAACTTACGAGCCTTAGCtagaaaaatacgaacctggtttaaatgatTATCAGAAGGGCAATGATTAAGCTatgttcagcctttttacggtcctttttGACTTGAAGACAGTCAACAAAGCTATGATGGTAATGTACAACTTTCAGCTGTGCAGTACTGATCAGAGATGTCCAAAACTTAAGCAGTAGAATGTGGAAATTTCATGTTGATAACACACAATCAAGAACTGCAGTACAACCATAACCCTTCCAGTATTGCAAAGTAGCTCTATGGCACCCACTGTACGGGacatgacctaaagttttgcatGTGAGTTACTGTTATTTACTTTCGCACAATCACGTGGGCGGcgagatgacagaagagagcgCTTAGCACCCTGCGCCCGTTTCACTATCTTGCATGGCACTTAGTAGTTCTGGTTACTAATCCTcgccacatggggtcaagtccCTGACAGTGAGGTGTCTCACTGACAGTGGCAGGTCTCACGACTAGTAAGCCCcgctgtacatctttaaataCATCCATGAATGAGAttgaagaaagtattaagacaggTGACGTCtgtacaaacctttaaattccaaacactgccTGAAAGCATGACCGCACCAAAgaaggaatgtacatgcacaaggaGTATTCGGGTTAGGcctggaagtcacctcacaccatTACCTGGTGAACAGGTGTCTGCTGAGAACCCTCATTATACAACAAATAACAGCACAACTATATTTCAGCTAATAACAAATcccactgagaaatatctgttaTCAGCTTCCTGTATCCATGTAATTCCGATTTAGTATGTCGATTagtctacatgcacatttcatttctttacaGTCGGAACTGTCCTAATGTTGCAGATGAATTCCttattctgtgtttttataTCACGAACctcccattaaacacagaaaacatacccCATGGAAGGCTTCCGACTAAGACTATTTAGATTTACACCTTTTTGGTGGCACTGTGTGCGAGCCCGGTGTAGAGGGAGACAGTatttgtttgagttgttatCGCATTAGGAGTTCATGCTTTATAAATCTTATAATGTTTTCTGATTTCCTGTATACAGATTTGACCCAATGTGATTTAAGTGTTGCCAGTGACAGATAAGATTATGGTTTTGCCTTTTGTCAGTAAAAGTTTGTGTGATCACACAGTTTGTGTGATCTATGGGTAGACACGTGGAAATTTCTAGTCCTGCGATTGTAAGTGgtttgtatctacatgtagataaaaccaatcCCTGTTAATTTTATCGAAGGGGACTCAATCAACTATTCAGAAATTGGGTAAATTAgtgtttacaaaatataggCGGAAGTTGACAGTTTTTTCAATTACCCCAGAATGAACAAGAGATGTTTCGCTGCAGCGGCGCAAAAGCATGTGTAGGTGTCactttgatcgcaatttgacaTCATCTCATCTGCTTTTGGGCCTAGTTGGCAAATATCAATGCGCAGTATGCTAAATcctgctacagctttgtataccaagagccctgcagtttaaaaacggatatttgacatgacactcctcATGCGTAAAGCTACCGGGTAATTACCATCAATCTCCACAGAGTTTTGTCCTAAATCACagaataatgataataaaacaatcaacctgttgcgaagtgcatgtactaaaatcattaCGATTAAAattgaggaaaacatgaactgttggtggtaggagcacaGACTAACTGCTCACTGGAGCGTGAACTTGTtcattacattcttgaactgtccaATGAATCCCGACATCCCTTGATGATCCCGGTgctcagtcagtaacaaccacaatcaatgcaatgaatcctgggatacactttccgagTCCCAGGGCAGAACTTCTGGTCATTTACCGTATTTCAAACAATCTGTTTCTGTGCAGAGATTCTTCTGCCCCATACAACACAGTGACTGTACAATACCATACTTCCTCAACCTTATCCCTCATACAAAAGATCAACATtcggtgcaatttatgcaaatttttaatttaattttgtaggcaaaactacactggttggactGCTCAATTTCACGGCTtcagaaaaaattattttcagtctacacagagtaatgctctaggattataccTTAATAGatatcttgcaaacatgtgaaaagggaAATGTACAGTTGCTATGTGCCATGTGATAGCAGTACAGTACTGcgagttttaaaattttgtgctAGCGACATGTCTGTTCCATATCACGTGGTATTCGAATAGTGCCGTGTTTCCCTAATACCATTCCCCACTGGGACTTACTTTCTGTTGTCCCAAGTCTACAGTCAAAAGCTGGGAAGTAAGGGCAGCCAGCCATCCCTGTACCAGTCCTGAACTGACACTGCAGCACTGTCGGTCGTCGCAGTAGCTCCACCTTAAACGTATCCAATTCACTCAATGTTTCCAAGCGATATATTCTGCAACACAATCAAAAGCATGTGAGTTTAGTTCACTGTAATTCCAAACCAGTAATCCACATGCCATTTGTGACAAAGtgcgacatacatgtaattcacaaaagatgaaaaaaaaaaaaaaaaaaatatttctattcATAAGACATTTGAATCGATAGGTAGGAAACCCAAGTTTCTTGCATAAATGGAACCGTGTCTCACCTGGGCTATTTAATATacacttttcaaaatttatatacacaatCATCAATTAATTTATTAGTTTGGTTGGTGCTTTTCTCTATGCTTGGTTTTAAGGTTTTTGATATTCTACTGAAAATATATAAGTTACACCACCataagacatttatttgcttctaaaaactCACTTTCTTGGGCgaagttttcattcatttacagtaaataaatagtcCAAGTATCCTTTAGTATAGCCCCAGACCTACCTTCCCCTGGGGACCACATTGACAATGCCTTCATTGGACTGGAATCTTTGTGAGTCACCAGGCACAGGTTTGATTAGATTAAACAGAGTGGCTGTGTTGTGGGAAACACTCTCCACACGCGCCGCCAGGATAGCGCTGGACACATAACTGGCTCCTGGGATTTCAGCACGAGTTCTAGTGGAAacgacaaaaacaaaaaaacagtactGAGTGAGACAAACAACTAGCTATTGGAATTTGGGCCTTAGTTCTGGTGGAAACACGGAGTGTGTGAGTGCCTGGCTGGTTTCATTtctttacatgcatacatgcacattattattatttcaccaGTCTTTCTTCGAGATCAACCACATCATTTAAGCACTGAACTGCAAAATTTAGTCAGTCCACTCTGCAAAACACTTTGCTTTGTTAAGTACCAGTAGGCCTTTAAATTCAGTATGTTAAAGTCCCTTACATCCACTCTAAAAATGACTGCACACAGAACAGTATTATTTCAATCATGTTACAGGTTTCAATCCATTTTAGACTGGTTGTGTGCAGAAAATCTGATCAAGTGCTGGCTTTTCTCTCTCAAAATCGTGATGTGCAATCTTGACGCATCTAAAATTCAAAATCCGCATTGTATCTGAGGCCACCAGAGAAAACGTGAATAATGCGACGACTGCCCTGACGATACATGCAAGCCTTGACTTAAAACCTTTGGATATAGTATTTTTGCTCGAGTGACCAGGCAAACCATTCCTTCTATTCTGCCTTCGTGTTGACAGATGACAAAATCAGTACACCTCACATTTAAGGTTAGCTGCGTGgtcatgttttctgttttactgaTCAATGGCTTTTGACATTCCGACCTCGATATAAGTTCTTAGATTCTTTTTAGCAATGCCCACAAAGTCTACTCTTAATCTTTGTCTACTTCAGtactttttacacaaaaattacCTAACGTGTGCCAATTCACCACATCTTCTTTCATAAATAACCCAGCataccatgttgttgttgtaatttcaatgattttttttaaccatttgaTCACTGTCAGTCAAAAGGTAAATTTGTTGATCTACTTACTTTATTCTTGCACCTGCCATTCTTTCCCACTACGTCATCATTCACTCAGGAGTTCAGTGTTcacaaaatgagaaaataatacaCTACTGTGTATTCATAATTTCACATTCCGAACATTGTTTGTGAGACTTCCGGAAGCAGGCCAATTCCGTTCAAACCCGTCATCCTTCAACAATGTAAACGGCCATAGCGTGTTTGACCTACTTTTTCTTCCACACACCTTTACAGGTGCAATTTATTTGACCTAAcggtacatatttatatttgtccTACCTTTTCGAATGTAAAGCGATTTTCGCAATAGTATATATCAATGCTTAAAATaacttaattttaaatttaaatggtAAAGTGTGTTTGTCAAAGCCCACATCAATTCCcaggtatataggcctacacaattTCCAGAGGTAAAGAATTTACCTGCCCGGCCAGGCTTTAGAAGCAAGCTTGTCCTGACCTGACGAtgtgtaataattatttatttatttcattacatgTTAGCATAAAACCGAAAAATTTGACTTGTATGACTACAGTTAATGTTTATGGGTGGCAGAAAACAGACATCCTGaggcagagcctgaggaaaccaccacaccttTGGCAATCATAAAGTACTGGTATGTCACACCTCACAGCATGGACCTGCAAAAGTTGGATTTCACCAAGCAGATCCCAGAAACATGATCATTAGGCCAACAGGAAGGTGTGTTCACACCATTTTGATATATCACTGCATATTTGTTGGATCTGTTTATTTGAAAGGTCCGGCTTTGGAACAGAAGCCTATAGTGCACACACAGCTCAGTGCAATTTGGTGATGTGCCCtaaagtaatgtacatgtacatgtaggtttcttTGAAATGACATGGAATCATGATTTTGCCCATGCCTGATCTATAGTATTGCATCTTTACTGTTAACTGTTACAGATAGTCCAGTTTTGGTATACCCTGTTCAGCCCAGATTTACCCAGTTCACATTGGTAGAAGTGAAATTAATCATTAAACCACAAATAATCTCAGTTTATGCAGTATGCAGTATTTCACTGAAGTATAATTAATGCTGTATACATAAAAACTTGATCTTATGATGGGCCTATATGGCCTGAAAGCACAGCGCAGTGaaccaggtgcctctcaccaatgttatcgctgtgagtttaagtccagctcactCTGGtatcctctccggtcgtacgtgggatggtctgtcagcaacctgcgcacaGTCATCATGGTGGGTtacccctggctctgcccagtttcctccccccaCAACACTTCCGTAtatgtgaattattcttgagtacagcataaaactccaatgaaataaattataaataaataaactgaaccTACAGTTTATAATGGTAGTCACGTCAGCTTATAATAGATTTGTAAAAAGacgatgagaaaaaaaaaaaatggcatggTAAGATTCAATGGCATTGAGATTTTTGGACAGGCTGCCTTTATTAACTTGCACTGGCTTAGCCTAATGCTGCACTTGCTCACTCAGTAAACACCATTTATGTTGTGAATTTGGTCGAAGGAACGAGGCGGAATCATTCGGACAGTTTTGCCAGATGTGCCTTCAGTGACATGGAGGACATGCACAGACAGAGGGTGAGAAGGTTTATAAATTGTTAGCTGACATGTCAGTGGATTTTTTCCTGGGCCTGTTCCTGGTCCGCCATCTTTGTTATACTTCCTAAGGTGAAGGTCACAAACTTGATTCACTCGCAGGAGTGCCATAATCTCAGACTCTTATCTGAACCATGCTGAGTCATTCAAAAGAAAACTGTATTGAGATTTCTTAagtttacttgtacatgtacaaaaggaACTGATAAAAAGTTCCTCATGGATTGGTAAAATATAAGACAAACCAAAGGGCAAACATTCATTAAAGGATATATGTGTTGAGTTTAATTCTTCACAACAAACAAGATGCAGATGACCCTATGACAATAACCTCTTTCCGAGGtgagtcatcatatttaattaaCATGCAGTAgaagtacaaaaatatcaacaaacaaTTTCTTAATatggatgtatatacatgtacacttacatttGTATCATCTGCGTAACAGTTTATTCTAAAAGTATCACATACATCTATGTGGGCAGGTTTGCCACTAACCTGCAGACAGTCGTGGGTATcgcccaggctctgcctggtttccccccaccataatactggctgccaacatataagtgaaatattcttgaatatggcgttaaactccaatcaactaaataaataaattaaaggatCATATCTGCCAGTTAATAGTATATATCACAATTCATTgtgaatatatattatatacacatgtacttatctCTCAATACATATACCAGTTCAAAACAAAACCTATTTCAACTtcaacatttatgtaca
This DNA window, taken from Liolophura sinensis isolate JHLJ2023 chromosome 11, CUHK_Ljap_v2, whole genome shotgun sequence, encodes the following:
- the LOC135477474 gene encoding uncharacterized protein LOC135477474; this encodes MAGARIKTRAEIPGASYVSSAILAARVESVSHNTATLFNLIKPVPGDSQRFQSNEGIVNVVPRGRIYRLETLSELDTFKVELLRRPTVLQCQFRTGTGMAGCPYFPAFDCRLGTTESDWLIMLNQLHPKILSRYQMGIDMIRKAMVHEVPCVLQFNFNERLRDLMVSLVGPSAENHSYFNCDFAEMLVIYSGKSSRVSDPKNIAKSREIMFNFDDISNNDVLLQTAEKGAEIQIGSPQTEGDLKRYLRGWEFSLSEDPSLEPRSRYSYATAGRMFYDLQRTDDIAESEM